One window from the genome of Vanessa tameamea isolate UH-Manoa-2023 chromosome 13, ilVanTame1 primary haplotype, whole genome shotgun sequence encodes:
- the LOC113393740 gene encoding uncharacterized protein LOC113393740, with translation MPALWQSSQRPMYIRTVWVDGFRHAILTHDDPHFLKLVAKRRRPHSSASCAKSTLSRNISSLSHHDDLRGCLRKLNFVIRNEKYERRVNEEPEIEKLNLSDVENCEEDFIIKASPQPLCDINNFRLNLDTDNNMRAVKSNRTVRTEVKENTELSDRVLQWLDLAGKVNLLTIDNVERMAQPRHSWPEIQKRNLTKSKTATDLRAKEVKQIVDAKTNGNIDRQEFYMPTSANTIENYARQSRNAKSTPRHDTKIKENKKVKDMRASVMETRLKMANERSAVEKQYAEMVSKKLIPDVGKVKKQVHIFMPEALNKKFNSNPSSVTESILSQKS, from the coding sequence ATGCCAGCTCTCTGGCAGTCGTCTCAGCGCCCTATGTACATTAGAACTGTATGGGTCGACGGTTTCCGACACGCGATACTAACCCACGACGATCCCCACTTCTTGAAACTTGTCGCTAAACGTCGAAGACCGCATTCATCCGCTAGTTGTGCGAAATCTACGTTGAGCAGAAACATAAGCTCACTCAGCCACCACGACGACTTGAGGGGCTGTCTTAGAAAATTAAACTTCGTTATAAGAAATGAGAAGTACGAGAGACGAGTTAACGAAGAACcagaaatagaaaaattaaatttatccgATGTTGAGAATTGCGAAGAAGATTTCATTATCAAGGCGTCTCCTCAACCATTGTGCGACATTAACAACTTCCGTCTAAACTTGGACACTGATAATAACATGAGGGCTGTTAAGAGCAATCGAACTGTGCGAACCGAAGTCAAAGAAAACACAGAACTATCAGATAGGGTTCTGCAATGGCTGGATCTAGCCGGAAAAGTGAACCTCTTAACAATAGACAACGTGGAAAGGATGGCGCAGCCGAGGCACAGCTGGCCCGAAATCCAAAAGCGCAATTTGACAAAATCGAAAACCGCAACGGATTTAAGAGCAAAAGAAGTTAAACAGATTGTCGATGCGAAAACGAATGGGAATATCGATCGGCAGGAATTTTACATGCCAACATCGGCGAACACGATCGAGAACTACGCGCGACAGTCACGAAACGCGAAAAGCACGCCACGACATGACACGAAGATTAAGGAAAACAAAAAGGTCAAAGACATGAGGGCGAGTGTCATGGAGACGCGTCTCAAAATGGCCAACGAGAGGAGTGCTGTCGAAAAACAATACGCTGAAATGGTCAGCAAGAAACTTATACCAGACGTAGGGAAGGTAAAGAAGCAAGTGCATATATTTATGCCTGAAGCGCTGAACAAAAAGTTCAACTCGAACCCATCTAGTGTCACCGAGAGTATATTGTCACAGAAATCATAA
- the LOC113393749 gene encoding arginine-glutamic acid dipeptide repeats protein — translation MAQNQGDVQVTPTQPVKDKDIYACLPDIRTNGPLGPDEPCSGGEELRWLPAQATDRDLVMYLRAARSMAAFAGMCDGGSPDDGCVAASRDDTTINALDVLHDSGYDPGRALQALVKCPVPKGIEKKWTEEETKRFVKGIRQFGKNFFKIKKDLLPHKDTAELVEFYYLWKKTPGASSNRPHRRRRQASLRRVRNTRNSRAGTPKEQTPEATPTVPDTNGSRPSPIPKEAGEMSSVTEDENSEDDSDSREAVGDLAKVDNGRVDNPEDSPSRMRTRNKSKEQTTPNGKKVQDESDNDSKSKKPTKQTTQSTNNNIQEKVLASPVSKEIKKKVPNGKVDVSKVKKRLPDDTKPEGIMDGDVQMKKKKAAEPPESPSESLTNDSFPAMDETETAEPEVEACDFSFNKTDKESPDQNKETEPDQPQKPMETQIKSEINSESTIKMEKDLLPPLYKAVPENDDRTALDLKTDSNKNLENMDQRTHPLFPKTELIIPKVTPMSAEVMEKIKIKEEIDMEEQTLNLQKEEFQKDPLAHNFSGHALSQSSKPLNLENTNYFVKDNHLYNPKLNHNIKIEGVPSNIFNPALSKDNSIIRNTKDFASGMPPFSYPSSINFNSDPNKHNPHMNPLKTVIKLEPRDETNDMKNQNTPEIFTATISTANKVDSPSTPRLDSMQRISPSPTNTRASSPPHMEHPVTTNTEPISPANAQEMKSQESDAEEKQPTDLKTQPMSKHDSQNNNLRQPLFQPPRPENLGVRSTEASNTVSGQNMPPPHSQPSMTGLLPPGPLISVGSGSNVGPYGFMPASLYGHPGHPGLEKPTALPPLMQQVPPSHSHSASNLISQQSNQNDPSMPQDLKIKQEVPDNMPANLSTQNVSDPLQSLKEVKVPGYPIGSAIAQHLSSERDRESSVENNSRPPSQPPNNESSNMPSGFLGPRIESIKKEPDFLHQPHITPVSTSQGSGSDTGSTAPPVKSPHTPTPIKSQPGHNGTPGHPRPSATTSPFSRHLTSPSQPRQISASPVQPHTPVSHSALNLMNPTPLTIPATMSGPIIHSQQHGPPPHPFASPLHHPHHHLLHPSSIFQLSAAAAAHAMHPYYSHPHPGYSMPYPYPYGPLPQHHPIPQMHPASSTPGRHEPVKPSTIESTTMLSAHHSTSSSVTTRSLREISESSDDPRNPNATERHQLHETTMTHHHSTSHHSAVHTSTEKQPSHVGGGTNHTLSISHSTSSSSSQSIQHKINTQQKSSSHSSSPLHLSASVSQTTSSSSSVNVNNHTHHHSHHLAHHPERLSPADSMLLRHHPKMLPGNPNHLMIQPPSMGHPGLSLGLQSGPGPSSIESLRLHAQAAAGLQSSHNRSGSPHQLPHGHPHLRGPQRQLQDDNPELKLETQSQPEEEEIPSPAHIPHGPSPEPKIEDTECHRSQSAIFLRHWNRGDYNSCTRTDLIFKPVPESKLARKREERLRKQAERDREEREKIAQQAHRKIATPEKPETKPPSRGAIETITSPYDRFPRPPGYPDTPALRQLSEYARPHAGFSPGNIPRHCMDPMLQYQLSSMYGAAGARERLELEHLEREKRDREIRELRERELNDRLKEELLKNNVGPRALDPHWLEMHRRYGMPPPPPQGAIPVQFGLYPPGHGPAALSQLERERLERLGIPPAGAGGPPQSVPVSGASHHPHHPHPGVAAAQLEAAERLALAADPMVRLQMAGINPEYHAHTHAHTHAHSHTHLHLHPGQQAAQAQQDALGLSLGAGTPYRPLPHPDLLGRPYAEQLAQQAAAHEQLQRQLLLERERGFLHPAHHEDFLRQQRERELKVRALEEAARASRP, via the coding sequence ATGGCCCAAAATCAAGGGGATGTTCAAGTGACACCAACTCAACCTGTAAAAGATAAAGATATTTACGCTTGTCTTCCTGATATACGTACAAACGGTCCTCTTGGACCTGACGAACCGTGTTCTGGTGGAGAAGAGTTGAGATGGTTGCCAGCTCAGGCTACAGACAGGGATCTGGTTATGTACTTGAGGGCTGCACGCTCTATGGCAGCGTTTGCAGGTATGTGTGATGGAGGTTCTCCTGATGATGGCTGCGTAGCAGCGAGTCGTGATGATACTACTATTAATGCTTTAGACGTCCTACATGATTCAGGTTACGATCCTGGTAGGGCACTTCAAGCTCTCGTTAAATGTCCCGTCCCTAaaggaattgaaaaaaaatggacAGAGGAAGAAACCAAACGATTTGTTAAAGGTATTCGTCAATTTGGTAAAAATttctttaagattaaaaaagatTTACTTCCACATAAGGATACTGCTGAATTAGTTGAGTTTTACTATTTGTGGAAAAAGACACCAGGTGCTAGCAGCAACAGACCTCATAGAAGACGTCGCCAAGCATCATTGAGACGTGTTCGAAATACACGAAATTCCCGTGCAGGTACACCTAAGGAACAAACACCTGAAGCTACGCCTACTGTGCCTGATACAAATGGTTCTCGACCATCTCCTATTCCTAAAGAGGCAGGGGAAATGAGTTCAGTTACAGAAGATGAGAATTCTGAAGATGATAGTGACTCTAGAGAAGCAGTAGGTGATCTTGCCAAAGTTGACAATGGTAGGGTTGATAATCCAGAAGATTCACCTAGCAGAATGAGGACTagaaataaatcaaaagaaCAAACTACTCCAAATGGAAAGAAAGTTCAGGACGAAAGTGATAATGACTCAAAATCTAAAAAACCTACTAAACAAACTACACAgagtacaaataataatattcaagagAAAGTATTGGCTTCACCTGTtagtaaagaaattaaaaagaaagtaCCAAATGGTAAAGTTGACGTGTCAAAAGTTAAAAAACGACTACCTGACGATACAAAACCTGAGGGGATTATGGATGGTGATGTACAAATGAAAAAGAAGAAAGCTGCTGAACCACCAGAAAGTCCATCAGAAAGCTTAACTAATGATAGTTTTCCAGCGATGGACGAAACAGAAACTGCTGAACCAGAAGTAGAAGCATGTgactttagttttaataaaactgacAAAGAAAGTCCTGATCAAAATAAAGAAACTGAACCAGATCAGCCTCAAAAGCCTAtggaaacacaaattaaatcaGAAATTAATTCTGAATCTACTATTAAAATGGAAAAAGATCTTTTACCTCCACTTTATAAAGCAGTGCCTGAAAATGATGATAGAACTGCTTTGGACTTAAAAACTGATTCTAATAAAAACCTGGAAAATATGGATCAAAGAACACATCCTTTATTCCCTAAAACGGAACTTATAATACCTAAGGTAACACCAATGTCTGCAGAAGTtatggaaaaaattaaaataaaagaagaaattgATATGGAAGAACAAACGCTTAATTTACAAAAGGAAGAATTTCAAAAAGATCCACTCGCTCACAATTTTTCAGGACATGCTTTAAGTCAATCTAGCAAACCATTAAACTTAGAAAACACAAACTATTTTGTCAAAGACAATCACTTGTATAATCCAAAACTTAATcacaacattaaaattgaaGGAGTCCCAAGTAATATTTTCAATCCAGCATTATCCAaagataattcaattataaggAATACAAAAGATTTTGCAAGTGGAATGCCACCGTTTTCATATCCATCCAGTATCAATTTTAACAGTGATCCTAATAAACATAATCCTCATATGAACCCATTAAAAACCGTGATCAAGTTGGAACCCAGAGATGAAACTAATGAtatgaaaaatcaaaatactcctGAAATATTCACTGCAACTATATCTACTGCCAACAAAGTAGATTCACCTAGTACGCCCCGTTTAGATTCTATGCAAAGGATTAGTCCTTCACCAACAAATACGCGCGCCTCTTCACCACCACATATGGAACATCCAGTTACTACAAATACAGAACCCATTTCACCTGCTAATGCACAAGAAATGAAATCTCAAGAATCAGATGCTGAAGAAAAACAACCCACTGATTTAAAAACACAGCCAATGTCAAAGCATGatagtcaaaataataatttaagacaaCCATTATTTCAACCACCAAGACCAGAAAATCTTGGTGTAAGATCAACTGAGGCATCTAATACAGTATCTGGTCAAAATATGCCACCTCCCCATAGCCAGCCATCCATGACAGGGCTTTTGCCTCCAGGCCCTCTTATATCTGTTGGGAGTGGATCTAATGTTGGGCCTTATGGTTTTATGCCAGCATCATTATATGGTCACCCAGGACATCCAGGCTTAGAAAAACCAACAGCTCTGCCACCGTTAATGCAACAAGTTCCTCCATCCCATAGTCATTCTGCTTCAAATTTGATTTCTCAACAGTCCAACCAGAATGATCCATCAATGCCGCAagatcttaaaattaaacaggaAGTTCCCGATAATATGCCTGCTAATTTATCCACACAAAATGTGTCGGATCCCTTGCAATCACTCAAAGAAGTGAAAGTGCCTGGTTATCCGATTGGAAGTGCAATTGCACAACATTTAAGTTCAGAGAGAGATAGAGAATCAAGTGTTGAAAATAACAGTCGACCTCCTAGCCAACCACCTAACAATGAAAGTTCAAATATGCCAAGTGGTTTCCTTGGACCTAGGATAGAAAGTATAAAGAAAGAACCAGATTTCTTACATCAACCACATATAACACCTGTATCAACGAGTCAAGGTAGTGGATCAGACACAGGAAGTACTGCCCCGCCTGTCAAGAGTCCTCATACACCTACACCTATCAAAAGTCAACCAGGTCATAATGGAACGCCTGGCCATCCACGTCCTTCAGCTACGACATCCCCCTTTTCAAGGCATTTGACGAGCCCTTCTCAACCAAGACAGATTTCAGCTTCTCCTGTTCAACCACATACTCCAGTCTCACATTCAGCTTTGAATTTAATGAATCCAACACCACTTACAATACCAGCCACGATGTCTGGCCCTATAATTCATTCTCAACAGCATGGACCTCCGCCACATCCGTTTGCTTCACCGCTTCATCATCCTCATCACCATTTACTTCATCCATCTTCAATTTTCCAACTGTCTGCGGCGGCAGCGGCACACGCCATGCATCCTTACTATTCACACCCACATCCCGGTTACTCCATGCCTTACCCTTATCCTTATGGACCTTTGCCGCAGCATCACCCAATACCGCAAATGCACCCAGCGTCAAGCACGCCAGGAAGACATGAGCCAGTAAAACCATCAACTATAGAATCTACTACTATGCTTAGTGCTCATCATAGCACTAGTTCATCAGTAACGACAAGATCACTAAGAGAGATATCTGAAAGTTCTGATGATCCAAGAAATCCAAACGCAACAGAAAGACACCAGTTGCATGAAACTACTATGACTCATCATCATTCAACGAGTCACCATAGTGCGGTCCACACTAGTACAGAGAAACAACCCAGTCACGTTGGAGGAGGTACCAACCATACTCTTTCTATATCGCATTCGACATCGAGTAGTTCATCACAATCGATtcagcataaaataaatacacagcAAAAGTCCAGTTCACATTCAAGTTCTCCTCTTCACTTATCGGCTAGTGTGTCACAAACAACAAGTAGTTCTTCAAGTGTAAACGTAAATAACCATACGCATCATCACTCTCATCATCTTGCTCACCATCCAGAACGGCTATCTCCTGCAGACTCAATGCTTCTAAGACATCACCCTAAAATGCTACCAGGTAACCCAAATCATCTCATGATTCAACCTCCTTCTATGGGTCATCCAGGATTAAGCCTAGGCTTACAATCTGGCCCTGGGCCAAGTTCCATTGAAAGCTTACGACTTCACGCTCAAGCTGCAGCTGGGTTACAATCTTCGCATAACAGATCGGGTTCGCCTCATCAATTACCACATGGTCATCCACATTTACGTGGTCCACAGCGACAATTACAAGACGATAATCCCGAACTAAAACTTGAAACACAGTCTCAACCTGAAGAAGAGGAAATACCGAGTCCTGCGCATATACCCCATGGCCCTAGCCCGGAACCTAAAATTGAAGATACCGAATGTCATAGATCACAATCTGcaatatttttaagacattgGAATCGCGGTGATTATAATTCATGCACCCGCACTGATCTTATATTTAAACCAGTTCCGGAGTCTAAACTTGCGCGCAAAAGAGAAGAACGTCTTAGGAAGCAAGCCGAAAGAGATAGAGAGGAAAGAGAAAAAATTGCTCAACAAGCTCATAGAAAAATAGCTACACCTGAAAAGCCTGAGACAAAACCACCTTCGAGAGGTGCTATTGAAACGATAACATCTCCATATGACAGATTTCCTCGACCTCCTGGATATCCCGACACTCCAGCATTACGACAATTATCAGAATATGCCcggccacatgcaggttttagTCCAGGAAATATTCCTCGACATTGTATGGATCCGATGTTACAATATCAATTAAGTTCTATGTACGGCGCCGCTGGTGCAAGAGAACGTTTAGAACTTGAACATCTTGAAAGAGAAAAAAGAGACAGGGAAATAAGAGAGTTACGAGAACGTGAATTGAACGATCGATTAAAAGAAgaactacttaaaaataatgtcgGGCCGCGTGCTCTAGATCCTCATTGGCTTGAAATGCATAGAAGATACGGAATGCCACCACCACCACCCCAGGGAGCCATTCCTGTACAGTTTGGATTATATCCGCCGGGACACGGCCCTGCAGCACTTTCACAATTGGAAAGAGAACGGCTTGAACGGCTTGGAATTCCACCTGCGGGAGCAGGAGGCCCACCACAATCAGTTCCAGTATCAGGAGCATCACATCATCCACATCACCCACACCCCGGTGTAGCAGCTGCGCAGTTAGAAGCCGCTGAAAGACTAGCATTAGCTGCAGATCCGATGGTACGGTTGCAGATGGCAGGAATTAATCCAGAATATCATGCACACACTCATGCTCACACTCATGCACATTCACATACGCATTTACACCTTCATCCTGGACAGCAAGCCGCTCAGGCCCAACAAGACGCACTGGGATTGAGCCTAGGTGCAGGCACGCCTTATAGACCACTGCCACATCCTGACCTGCTAGGCAGGCCATACGCCGAGCAGCTGGCTCAGCAAGCTGCTGCTCATGAGCAATTACAACGACAATTGTTGCTTGAACGTGAGCGGGGCTTCTTGCATCCGGCTCACCACGAAGATTTCCTCCGGCAGCAGCGCGAGCGTGAGCTAAAAGTGAGGGCGCTCGAAGAGGCGGCACGTGCCTCGAGACCGTAG
- the LOC113393741 gene encoding zinc finger protein 33A-like encodes MASDESDDEPLSVLAAAKKTNPERFEEQYSESSDDEPKKKKKKDPPYKKLGVTIKIKKINTVIPPVVIARPLDVWLYLKDLNPTGPYSCLLCSEWFINRSKMIMHYSLNHKKDFCGICRYFVPDRETWWNHEKFHTPWPCSQCVETFPTEVLLRKHLNTVHNLVHCRLCHFRVTADDHYNSHLFQKHSVTNVSSKNEELLWELDHEGADKFLCLLCSKSDNSVSNFFGHYMGYHHFTLKCLTTIVAGKDTPFLVNGAEVSDRFIDEQLKGHVRLGYVDLQPKNFDKKPIIESFAEEPCNESKSSTVVLPEVKQENVSDTEDQKPERDNEMSEKDEQSQNDEIIDYKGDEDFDITLTELIVLEKCYFNYIKQTLVDINSNQMPQTSHIDYEKAKSDIIMDVECSLCKTKLETALTLTTHMNKIHSIKTVPVFSCRVCATTFDTHNELTNHITEELADFEDLWICQFCDKEFDNREATRLHLTEHWNALDYDNCFSPHLGFKCKYCPTLFWNEPDRETHQIRVHFNKYKEQFYKCESCSQTFGDKVWYIHHFLEKHFEQGAPTSSYLLKCCLCCIVLSGVDEMRSHFEETHPELRKLYCSLDSCMYKPLSHRKSFKLHVKMIHGPSGRSDKPVTCNVCQREFASARACGTHMAQVHGPGKFKCKLCREVLQTLDERKLHYLLRHPGRHPFECSECGKSFQYKSSLYMHKQDHMPNKQNYTCSYCGKVFAKKDSYREHVQIHEGPRHACSYCPMRFVQRSNMLRHERRHTGERPYRCAHCPRAFADKGACTAHTRTHSRDTSYACLYCGQTFVQKSKLTYHIRKHTGENLESCTVCSKLFTSACSLREHMKTHIEKRQIVKCPLCDKGYQDERYMLRHLRTSHTRSQFSCPICHKLLTSAAGLRHHVITHSPLNTFRCKCCPKSYAVKRTIVKHLRKRHGLKGTEINIKDYFTRLEPRECKLNLDESTMNSIFGPPKKKVPDILIGDFVTFSKKLSFAQNAANKESDDDSEDEEENNDTKDSAQTDKESENDEKPEITVIKQETPTVEEELEPTDFVSVKIEPLDDEHME; translated from the exons ATGGCCTCTGACGAGTCGGACGATGAACCTCTCTCCGTTTTGGCGGCGGCTAAGAAGACTAATCCAGAAAGATTTGAAGAACAATATTCTGAAAGCAGTGATGACGAAcctaagaaaaagaaaaagaaggaTCCACCTTATAAAAAATTAGGTGTtaccataaaaattaaaaaaataaacaccgTTATTCCACCAGTAGTTATTGCTAGGCCATTGGATGTATGGCTCTACCTTAAAGATTTAAATCCGACAGGCCCTTACAGCTGTCTGTTATGTTCAGAATGGTTCATAAACAGATCTAAAATGATCATGCATTACTCTTTGAATCACAAAAAGGATTTTTGTGGAATTTGCAG ATATTTTGTACCGGACAGAGAGACTTGGTGGAATCATGAAAAGTTTCACACTCCATGGCCGTGTTCTCAATGTGTTGAGACATTCCCAACTGAAGTTTTATTACGCAAGCACCTTAATACTGTGCATAATCTAGTCCATTGCCGTTTGTGCCACTTCAGAGTCACTGCTGATGATCACTACAATTCACACTTATTCCAGAAACACAGTGTAACAAATGTATCTTCTAAGAATGAAGAACTTCTCTGGGAGCTTGACCACGAAGGAGCTGATAAATTTCTATGTTTACTTTGTTCTAAATCTGATAATTCAGTGTCGAACTTCTTTGGACATTATATGGGCTACCATCACTTCACACTCAAATGTTTGACAACAATTGTAGCTGGAAAAGACACACCATTCTTGGTGAATGGAGCAGAAGTCAGTGACCGTTTTATCGATGAACAACTAAAAGGACATGTGAGGCTTGGTTATGTTGATTTGCAGCCAaagaattttgacaaaaaacCAATAATTGAATCCTTTGCAGAAGAACCCTGTAATGAAAGTAAAAGTTCCACAGTTGTTTTACCAGAAGTAAAACAAGAGAATGTTAGTGATACGGAGGACCAGAAGCCAGAAAGAGACAATGAAATGAGTGAAAAGGATGAACAGAGTCAAAATGATGAAATAATAGATTATAAGGGTGATGAAGATTTTGATATCACATTGACAGAATTGATAGTAttagaaaaatgttattttaactatattaagCAGACTCTTGTTGATATTAATTCTAACCAAATGCCACAAACTTCTCATATAGATTATGAGAAAGCTAAATCTGATATTATTATGGATGTGGAATGCTCTCTATGCAAAACAAAACTGGAAACAGCACTGACCCTAACTACACACATGAATAAAATACACAGTATTAAAACGGTGCCTGTTTTTTCTTGTAGAGTATGTGCAACAACATTTGATACTCATAATGAACTGACAAATCATATAACAGAAGAATTGGCTGATTTTGAGGATTTATGGATATGTCAATTCTGTGATAAAGAGTTTGATAACAGAGAGGCAACGAGGCTACATTTGACAGAACACTGGAATGCCTTAGATTATGATAATTGTTTCAGCCCACACTTAGGTTTCAAATGCAAGTATTGTCCTACTTTATTTTGGAATGAGCCAGACAGAGAAACACATCAGATAagagtacattttaataaatataaagaacagTTTTACAAGTGTGAAAGTTGTTCACAAACATTTGGTGATAAG gtttggTACATACATCATTTTTTAGAAAAACACTTTGAACAGGGAGCTCCGACTAGTTCATATTTGCTCAAGTGTTGTTTATGCTGCATTGTACTGTCTGGTGTTGATGAAATGAGAAGTCACTTTGAAGAGACTCATCCTGAACTCAGGAAATTGTATTGTTCTCTGGATTCTTGCATGTACAAGCCTCTTAGTCATCGAAAGTCATTCAAATTACATGTTaag ATGATCCACGGCCCCTCAGGCAGATCAGATAAGCCAGTCACTTGCAACGTGTGTCAAAGAGAATTTGCTAGCGCACGTGCCTGCGGTACACATATGGCTCAAGTACACGGTCCTGgtaaattcaaatgtaaactGTGCAGGGAAGTGCTTCAGACTTTAGATGAAAG gaaACTCCATTATCTCCTTCGTCATCCTGGTCGTCATCCGTTTGAGTGTTCGGAATGCGGCAAATCCTTCCAGTACAAGTCATCGCTCTACATGCACAAACAGGATCACATGCCCAACAAGCAGAACTACACGTGTAGCTACTGTGGCAAAGTGTTTGCG AAAAAGGACTCGTATCGCGAGCACGTGCAGATCCACGAGGGCCCGCGGCACGCGTGCTCGTACTGCCCCATGCGCTTCGTGCAGCGCTCCAACATGCTGCGCCACGAGCGGCGCCACACGGGCGAGCGCCCCTACCGCTGCGCGCACTGCCCGCGCGCCTTCGCCGACAAGGGCGCCTGCACGGCGCACACCAG aaCACATTCAAGAGACACATCATATGCATGTTTATATTGTGGGCAGACATTCGTACAGAAGTCTAAACTCACATACCATATTCGGAAACACACCGGAGAAA accTGGAGTCGTGTACAGTCTGCTCAAAGCTGTTTACAAGTGCATGTTCCTTAAGAGAACACATGAAAACACACATTGAGAAGAGGCAAATTGTCAAATGTCCGCTTTGTG ATAAAGGCTACCAGGACGAGCGCTACATGCTACGTCACCTGCGCACGTCGCACACGCGTTCGCAGTTCTCGTGTCCGATTTGCCACAAGCTACTGACCAGCGCCGCCGGCCTGAGGCATCACGTCATCACGCACAGCCCACTCAACACGTTCCGA tgCAAATGTTGCCCTAAATCCTATGCGGTCAAGAGGACCATCGTCAAGCACTTGCGAAAACGTCACGGATTAAAAGGCacggaaataaatataaaagattatttcacCCGATTAGAACCTAGAGAGTGTAAATTGAATCTGGACGAATCAACTATGAACAGCATATTTGGCCCACCTAAGAAGAAAGTACCAGATATATTGATAGGAGATTTTGTTACATTCTCGAAGAAGTTGTCGTTTGCCCAAAATGCAGCAAATAAAGAGTCCGATGATGATTCTGAGGATGAGGAGGAAAACAATGATACCAAAGACAGTGCACAGACAGACAAGGAAAGCGAAAATGATGAAAAACCAGAGATAACGGTAATAAAGCAGGAAACACCAACTGTAGAAGAGGAATTAGAACCTACTGACTTTGTCAGCGTTAAGATAGAACCGCTAGATGATGAACACATggagtaa